Proteins from a genomic interval of Rosa chinensis cultivar Old Blush chromosome 2, RchiOBHm-V2, whole genome shotgun sequence:
- the LOC112185687 gene encoding uncharacterized protein LOC112185687 isoform X1, with protein sequence MCEQRGWNLGNFNCDCGFCFCIWKQWLVVIGAYSMVLTGKSDAGRCIFPLTGLQIGDLQSYLSDLSLVLASESRKFYILVDNRPWLRGSRPAHFWQLMVTKSRESPFANTKARKDRKQGKDASSKSVKPKKYTRWVSFIKEEALSRKRVLLPVKKLRNSFLLSSEMHRTLYGFIVFEVAWSNVRGINYLNELQTDTSLATEAKFMQRWEFDSIAQAANCISSWFSGTVSEKRQLGEYLDSLGEVFYDAQVTMPVDVEDEFSFNRLSIEENSLHSLSSNYSVCSPTNDGSTSVPHSPPPPTGPYKRRKIANSINIGDGVDVNSDEFQDGETYASDYEDAVEDTQDMKDDIPVNVKTYMDSQEAFDATQYREDGIPVHVETCNSDCEDAVEATQYRDVLILFRFNDHDLPFKLRDIIMSDLRLLTLLEAGLPSWAIFLQSYPGFCKIYRPWMCPLARALYVVISVATVLIGFYDLYKNVPVLKVTASRICGPLFDWIETWSMVTRIKYLGTMLFLHHSQKVVQWFLTIRSTTRSFFSVFARPMFEPFVECFSFLLPVWNVFFEVLGSICTMILFLIESSCNIVENLVEVLLFPIWFFLSSIWSIATSVIYPIFGMLWAILYAPIHMFLALANFIAFLFTCIYDTLRDTWKFIGSIFQFASASQATVRTVEVSIWRSLWNDLFSQIFRALRSILNGFVAFFTACNRHRLSIYNHIQEFNQRLLNRTKRSRREDSRRSRQTIEAQQLQLKMRRKIAHN encoded by the exons ATGTGTGAACAAAGAGGTTGGAATTTGGGAAATTTTAATTGTGATtgtggattttgtttttgtatttggAAGCAGTGGTTGGTAGTAATTGGAGCATACAGCATGGTTTTGACGGGGAAAAGTGACGCCGGCCGGTGCATTTTCCCCCTCACTGGATTGCAAATCGG AGACTTGCAATCGTATCTTTCGGATCTTAGCTTAGTGCTGGCTTCGGAAAGTAGGAAGTTCTATATTTTGGTGGACAATCGGCCATGGCTGAGAGGTTCTCGGCCAGCGCACTTCTGGCAATTGATGGTTACCAAG TCAAGGGAATCTCCTTTTGCAAACACTAAAGCGCGAAAGGACAGAAAACAAGGAAAGGATGCGAGCTCCAAGAGTGTTAAACCCAAAAAGTATACTAGGTGGGTCTCATTCATCAAGGAAGAAGCATTGTCTCGGAAGAGGGTTTTGCTACCTGTAAAGAAACTGCgcaattcttttcttttaagcAGTGAGATGCATAGGACCTTGTATGGTTTCATTGTGTTTGAAGTTGCGTGGAGCAATGTTCGAGGTATTAATTACTTGAATGAGCTTCAG ACTGATACATCACTGGCTACAGAGGCTAAATTCATGCAAAGATGGGAATTCGACAGTATTGCTCAAGCTGCAAACTGTATATCTTCATGGTTCTCAGGAACAGTCTCTGAGAAGCGACAATTGGGAGAGTACCTGGATTCCCTAG GAGAGGTGTTTTATGATGCCCAAGTAACTATGCCAGTTGATGTTGAAGACGAATTTTCGTTTAATCGTCTTTCTATCGAGGAAAATTCTCTTCACAGCCTCAGTAGCAACTATAGTGTATGCTCTCCAACCAACGACGGTAGCACTAGTGTTCCTCATTCACCTCCTCCACCTACTGGACCTTACAAGAGAAGGAAAATAGCAAACTCCATTAATATTGGAGATGGAGTTGATGTAAATTCTGATGAGTTTCAAGATGGCGAGACCTATGCTAGTGACTACGAAGATGCTGTTGAAGATACCCAGGACATGAAAGATGATATACCAGTGAATGTAAAGACCTATATGGACAGTCAAGAGGCTTTTGATGCTACTCAGTACAGGGAAGATGGTATACCTGTGCATGTTGAGACATGTAACAGTGACTGTGAAGATGCTGTTGAAGCTACTCAGTACAGGGATGTCTTGATTTTGTTCAGGTTCAATGACCATGATCTCCCGTTTAAACTCAGGGATATAATAATGTCTGATCTCCGGTTATTGACCTTGCTAGAGGCTGGGCTTCCTTCTTGGGCTATCTTCCTTCAGTCTTACCCAGGGTTTTGCAAAATTTATCGCCCGTGGATGTGTCCTCTTGCAAGAGCTTTATATGTGGTGATCTCAGTTGCCACCGTCCTAATTGGATTTTATGACCTGTACAAAAATGTTCCAGTTCTCAAGGTAACTGCATCTCGTATTTGTGGGCCTCTATTTGATTGGATAGAGACCTGGTCGATGGTAACAAGGATCAAATACTTGGGAACAATGCTATTTCTGCATCACTCTCAGAAGGTTGTTCAGTGGTTCTTGACTATCAGGAGTACCACTCGATcctttttttcagtttttgccCGGCCGATGTTCGAACCTTTCGTAGAGTGCTTTAGTTTCCTTCTCCCAGTTTGGAATGTGTTTTTTGAGGTATTGGGGAGCATCTGTACAATGATTTTGTTTCTGATTGAGTCTTCTTGCAATATAGTGGAGAACCTGGTGGAGGTTTTACTGTTTCCAATATGGTTTTTCCTGTCGTCCATCTGGAGCATTG CCACTTCTGTCATATATCCTATATTTGGGATGCTGTGGGCAATACTCTATGCTCCAATTCACATGTTTCTTGCACTAGCCAATTTCATTGCCTTTctttttacttgtatatatgacaCTCTTCGAGATACATGGAAGTTTATTGGCAGCATATTCCAGTTTGCTTCAGCCTCTCAGGCAACAGTGAGGACTGTTGAAGTTTCCATATGGCGTTCACTTTGGAATGACCTCTTTTCACAG ATTTTCCGTGCTCTTAGGAGTATATTAAACGGTTTTGTTGCATTCTTCACAGCTTGTAACAGGCATCGGCTGAG CATCTATAATCATATACAAGAGTTTAACCAAAGATtactaaatcgaaccaaaagaTCACGGCGTGAAGATTCCAGACGTAGCAGGCAGACCATTGAGGCTCAGCAGCTG CAGTTAAAAATGAGGAGGAAAATTGCCCATAATTAG
- the LOC112185689 gene encoding small ubiquitin-related modifier 1 — MSGVASQPQEEDKKPNDQGAHINLKVKGQDGNEVFFRIKRSTQLKKLMNAYCDRQSVELNSIAFLFDGRRLRAEQTPDELEMEDGDEIDAMLHQTGGAAQL; from the exons aTGTCAGGAGTTGCGAGCCAGCCCCAGGAGGAGGACAAGAAGCCCAACGATCAGGGTGCTCACATCAACCTCAAAGTGAAAGGCCAg GATGGGAACGAAGTCTTCTTTAGGATCAAAAGAAGCACTCAACTCAAGAAGCTGATGAATGCCTACTGTGATCGCCAATCTGTTGAGCTCAACTCCATTGCCTTCCTGTTTGACGGCCGTCGTCTGCGAGCAGAGCAGACCCCTGATGAG cttgaaatggaagatggggATGAGATAGATGCTATGTTGCACCAGACTGGAGGAGCTGCACAGCTTTGA
- the LOC112185687 gene encoding uncharacterized protein LOC112185687 isoform X2, producing the protein MCEQRGWNLGNFNCDCGFCFCIWKQWLVVIGAYSMVLTGKSDAGRCIFPLTGLQIGDLQSYLSDLSLVLASESRKFYILVDNRPWLRGSRPAHFWQLMVTKSRESPFANTKARKDRKQGKDASSKSVKPKKYTRWVSFIKEEALSRKRVLLPVKKLRNSFLLSSEMHRTLYGFIVFEVAWSNVRGINYLNELQTDTSLATEAKFMQRWEFDSIAQAANCISSWFSGTVSEKRQLGEYLDSLGEVFYDAQVTMPVDVEDEFSFNRLSIEENSLHSLSSNYSVCSPTNDGSTSVPHSPPPPTGPYKRRKIANSINIGDGVDVNSDEFQDGETYASDYEDAVEDTQDMKDDIPVNVKTYMDSQEAFDATQYREDGIPVHVETCNSDCEDAVEATQYRDVLILFRFNDHDLPFKLRDIIMSDLRLLTLLEAGLPSWAIFLQSYPGFCKIYRPWMCPLARALYVVISVATVLIGFYDLYKNVPVLKVTASRICGPLFDWIETWSMVTRIKYLGTMLFLHHSQKVVQWFLTIRSTTRSFFSVFARPMFEPFVECFSFLLPVWNVFFEVLGSICTMILFLIESSCNIVENLVEVLLFPIWFFLSSIWSIATSVIYPIFGMLWAILYAPIHMFLALANFIAFLFTCIYDTLRDTWKFIGSIFQFASASQATVRTVEVSIWRSLWNDLFSQIFRALRSILNGFVAFFTACNRHRLSIYNHIQEFNQRLLNRTKRSRREDSRRSRQTIEAQQLLKMRRKIAHN; encoded by the exons ATGTGTGAACAAAGAGGTTGGAATTTGGGAAATTTTAATTGTGATtgtggattttgtttttgtatttggAAGCAGTGGTTGGTAGTAATTGGAGCATACAGCATGGTTTTGACGGGGAAAAGTGACGCCGGCCGGTGCATTTTCCCCCTCACTGGATTGCAAATCGG AGACTTGCAATCGTATCTTTCGGATCTTAGCTTAGTGCTGGCTTCGGAAAGTAGGAAGTTCTATATTTTGGTGGACAATCGGCCATGGCTGAGAGGTTCTCGGCCAGCGCACTTCTGGCAATTGATGGTTACCAAG TCAAGGGAATCTCCTTTTGCAAACACTAAAGCGCGAAAGGACAGAAAACAAGGAAAGGATGCGAGCTCCAAGAGTGTTAAACCCAAAAAGTATACTAGGTGGGTCTCATTCATCAAGGAAGAAGCATTGTCTCGGAAGAGGGTTTTGCTACCTGTAAAGAAACTGCgcaattcttttcttttaagcAGTGAGATGCATAGGACCTTGTATGGTTTCATTGTGTTTGAAGTTGCGTGGAGCAATGTTCGAGGTATTAATTACTTGAATGAGCTTCAG ACTGATACATCACTGGCTACAGAGGCTAAATTCATGCAAAGATGGGAATTCGACAGTATTGCTCAAGCTGCAAACTGTATATCTTCATGGTTCTCAGGAACAGTCTCTGAGAAGCGACAATTGGGAGAGTACCTGGATTCCCTAG GAGAGGTGTTTTATGATGCCCAAGTAACTATGCCAGTTGATGTTGAAGACGAATTTTCGTTTAATCGTCTTTCTATCGAGGAAAATTCTCTTCACAGCCTCAGTAGCAACTATAGTGTATGCTCTCCAACCAACGACGGTAGCACTAGTGTTCCTCATTCACCTCCTCCACCTACTGGACCTTACAAGAGAAGGAAAATAGCAAACTCCATTAATATTGGAGATGGAGTTGATGTAAATTCTGATGAGTTTCAAGATGGCGAGACCTATGCTAGTGACTACGAAGATGCTGTTGAAGATACCCAGGACATGAAAGATGATATACCAGTGAATGTAAAGACCTATATGGACAGTCAAGAGGCTTTTGATGCTACTCAGTACAGGGAAGATGGTATACCTGTGCATGTTGAGACATGTAACAGTGACTGTGAAGATGCTGTTGAAGCTACTCAGTACAGGGATGTCTTGATTTTGTTCAGGTTCAATGACCATGATCTCCCGTTTAAACTCAGGGATATAATAATGTCTGATCTCCGGTTATTGACCTTGCTAGAGGCTGGGCTTCCTTCTTGGGCTATCTTCCTTCAGTCTTACCCAGGGTTTTGCAAAATTTATCGCCCGTGGATGTGTCCTCTTGCAAGAGCTTTATATGTGGTGATCTCAGTTGCCACCGTCCTAATTGGATTTTATGACCTGTACAAAAATGTTCCAGTTCTCAAGGTAACTGCATCTCGTATTTGTGGGCCTCTATTTGATTGGATAGAGACCTGGTCGATGGTAACAAGGATCAAATACTTGGGAACAATGCTATTTCTGCATCACTCTCAGAAGGTTGTTCAGTGGTTCTTGACTATCAGGAGTACCACTCGATcctttttttcagtttttgccCGGCCGATGTTCGAACCTTTCGTAGAGTGCTTTAGTTTCCTTCTCCCAGTTTGGAATGTGTTTTTTGAGGTATTGGGGAGCATCTGTACAATGATTTTGTTTCTGATTGAGTCTTCTTGCAATATAGTGGAGAACCTGGTGGAGGTTTTACTGTTTCCAATATGGTTTTTCCTGTCGTCCATCTGGAGCATTG CCACTTCTGTCATATATCCTATATTTGGGATGCTGTGGGCAATACTCTATGCTCCAATTCACATGTTTCTTGCACTAGCCAATTTCATTGCCTTTctttttacttgtatatatgacaCTCTTCGAGATACATGGAAGTTTATTGGCAGCATATTCCAGTTTGCTTCAGCCTCTCAGGCAACAGTGAGGACTGTTGAAGTTTCCATATGGCGTTCACTTTGGAATGACCTCTTTTCACAG ATTTTCCGTGCTCTTAGGAGTATATTAAACGGTTTTGTTGCATTCTTCACAGCTTGTAACAGGCATCGGCTGAG CATCTATAATCATATACAAGAGTTTAACCAAAGATtactaaatcgaaccaaaagaTCACGGCGTGAAGATTCCAGACGTAGCAGGCAGACCATTGAGGCTCAGCAGCTG TTAAAAATGAGGAGGAAAATTGCCCATAATTAG
- the LOC112185687 gene encoding uncharacterized protein LOC112185687 isoform X3, producing the protein MVLTGKSDAGRCIFPLTGLQIGDLQSYLSDLSLVLASESRKFYILVDNRPWLRGSRPAHFWQLMVTKSRESPFANTKARKDRKQGKDASSKSVKPKKYTRWVSFIKEEALSRKRVLLPVKKLRNSFLLSSEMHRTLYGFIVFEVAWSNVRGINYLNELQTDTSLATEAKFMQRWEFDSIAQAANCISSWFSGTVSEKRQLGEYLDSLGEVFYDAQVTMPVDVEDEFSFNRLSIEENSLHSLSSNYSVCSPTNDGSTSVPHSPPPPTGPYKRRKIANSINIGDGVDVNSDEFQDGETYASDYEDAVEDTQDMKDDIPVNVKTYMDSQEAFDATQYREDGIPVHVETCNSDCEDAVEATQYRDVLILFRFNDHDLPFKLRDIIMSDLRLLTLLEAGLPSWAIFLQSYPGFCKIYRPWMCPLARALYVVISVATVLIGFYDLYKNVPVLKVTASRICGPLFDWIETWSMVTRIKYLGTMLFLHHSQKVVQWFLTIRSTTRSFFSVFARPMFEPFVECFSFLLPVWNVFFEVLGSICTMILFLIESSCNIVENLVEVLLFPIWFFLSSIWSIATSVIYPIFGMLWAILYAPIHMFLALANFIAFLFTCIYDTLRDTWKFIGSIFQFASASQATVRTVEVSIWRSLWNDLFSQIFRALRSILNGFVAFFTACNRHRLSIYNHIQEFNQRLLNRTKRSRREDSRRSRQTIEAQQLQLKMRRKIAHN; encoded by the exons ATGGTTTTGACGGGGAAAAGTGACGCCGGCCGGTGCATTTTCCCCCTCACTGGATTGCAAATCGG AGACTTGCAATCGTATCTTTCGGATCTTAGCTTAGTGCTGGCTTCGGAAAGTAGGAAGTTCTATATTTTGGTGGACAATCGGCCATGGCTGAGAGGTTCTCGGCCAGCGCACTTCTGGCAATTGATGGTTACCAAG TCAAGGGAATCTCCTTTTGCAAACACTAAAGCGCGAAAGGACAGAAAACAAGGAAAGGATGCGAGCTCCAAGAGTGTTAAACCCAAAAAGTATACTAGGTGGGTCTCATTCATCAAGGAAGAAGCATTGTCTCGGAAGAGGGTTTTGCTACCTGTAAAGAAACTGCgcaattcttttcttttaagcAGTGAGATGCATAGGACCTTGTATGGTTTCATTGTGTTTGAAGTTGCGTGGAGCAATGTTCGAGGTATTAATTACTTGAATGAGCTTCAG ACTGATACATCACTGGCTACAGAGGCTAAATTCATGCAAAGATGGGAATTCGACAGTATTGCTCAAGCTGCAAACTGTATATCTTCATGGTTCTCAGGAACAGTCTCTGAGAAGCGACAATTGGGAGAGTACCTGGATTCCCTAG GAGAGGTGTTTTATGATGCCCAAGTAACTATGCCAGTTGATGTTGAAGACGAATTTTCGTTTAATCGTCTTTCTATCGAGGAAAATTCTCTTCACAGCCTCAGTAGCAACTATAGTGTATGCTCTCCAACCAACGACGGTAGCACTAGTGTTCCTCATTCACCTCCTCCACCTACTGGACCTTACAAGAGAAGGAAAATAGCAAACTCCATTAATATTGGAGATGGAGTTGATGTAAATTCTGATGAGTTTCAAGATGGCGAGACCTATGCTAGTGACTACGAAGATGCTGTTGAAGATACCCAGGACATGAAAGATGATATACCAGTGAATGTAAAGACCTATATGGACAGTCAAGAGGCTTTTGATGCTACTCAGTACAGGGAAGATGGTATACCTGTGCATGTTGAGACATGTAACAGTGACTGTGAAGATGCTGTTGAAGCTACTCAGTACAGGGATGTCTTGATTTTGTTCAGGTTCAATGACCATGATCTCCCGTTTAAACTCAGGGATATAATAATGTCTGATCTCCGGTTATTGACCTTGCTAGAGGCTGGGCTTCCTTCTTGGGCTATCTTCCTTCAGTCTTACCCAGGGTTTTGCAAAATTTATCGCCCGTGGATGTGTCCTCTTGCAAGAGCTTTATATGTGGTGATCTCAGTTGCCACCGTCCTAATTGGATTTTATGACCTGTACAAAAATGTTCCAGTTCTCAAGGTAACTGCATCTCGTATTTGTGGGCCTCTATTTGATTGGATAGAGACCTGGTCGATGGTAACAAGGATCAAATACTTGGGAACAATGCTATTTCTGCATCACTCTCAGAAGGTTGTTCAGTGGTTCTTGACTATCAGGAGTACCACTCGATcctttttttcagtttttgccCGGCCGATGTTCGAACCTTTCGTAGAGTGCTTTAGTTTCCTTCTCCCAGTTTGGAATGTGTTTTTTGAGGTATTGGGGAGCATCTGTACAATGATTTTGTTTCTGATTGAGTCTTCTTGCAATATAGTGGAGAACCTGGTGGAGGTTTTACTGTTTCCAATATGGTTTTTCCTGTCGTCCATCTGGAGCATTG CCACTTCTGTCATATATCCTATATTTGGGATGCTGTGGGCAATACTCTATGCTCCAATTCACATGTTTCTTGCACTAGCCAATTTCATTGCCTTTctttttacttgtatatatgacaCTCTTCGAGATACATGGAAGTTTATTGGCAGCATATTCCAGTTTGCTTCAGCCTCTCAGGCAACAGTGAGGACTGTTGAAGTTTCCATATGGCGTTCACTTTGGAATGACCTCTTTTCACAG ATTTTCCGTGCTCTTAGGAGTATATTAAACGGTTTTGTTGCATTCTTCACAGCTTGTAACAGGCATCGGCTGAG CATCTATAATCATATACAAGAGTTTAACCAAAGATtactaaatcgaaccaaaagaTCACGGCGTGAAGATTCCAGACGTAGCAGGCAGACCATTGAGGCTCAGCAGCTG CAGTTAAAAATGAGGAGGAAAATTGCCCATAATTAG
- the LOC112190684 gene encoding glucan endo-1,3-beta-glucosidase 14: MAMARRHVTLLCCSLLLLLSVLASHSDAGSVGVNYGRIADNLPSAYKVAALIKSQGLERVKVFDSDPAVLRALSGSGIKVTVDLPNELLSSAAKTQMFATNWVQRNVVAYHPNTQIEAIAVGNEVFVDTHNTTKYLIAAMKNIHTALVKFNLASDIKVSSPIALSALQNSYPSSAGSFRPELVEPVFKPMLDFLRQTGSYLMVNAYPYFAYESNADVISLDYALFRQNPGVVDAGSNLRYFSLFDAQIDAVFAAMSALKYDDIEMVVSETGWPSKGDENEVGASLENAAAYNGNLVRRILTGGGTPLRPKADLTVYLFALFNEDRKNGPTSERNYGLFFPNEKKVYDIPFTVEGLKNYHDHQSPVSGNQHETSPVTSPDTGTGDVSKTMTGNTWCVANGEAGKEKLQAALDFACGEGGADCHQIQPGSTCYDPNTLEAHASFAFNSYYQKKARGAGTCYFGGAAYVVSQPPKYGKCELPMS, translated from the exons ATGGCCATGGCTCGCCGCCACGTCACTCTCCTCTGCTGCTCGCTTCTGCTCCTCCTCTCCGTCTTGGCTTCACATTCAG ATGCGGGTTCAGTCGGAGTGAACTACGGCAGAATCGCCGACAACCTTCCGTCGGCCTACAAGGTTGCTGCCCTTATCAAGTCTCAGGGCTTGGAGCGGGTCAAGGTCTTTGACTCCGACCCGGCCGTGCTCCGGGCCTTGTCCGGATCCGGAATCAAGGTCACTGTAGATCTGCCCAACGAGCTTCTCTCTTCGGCGGCCAAGACCCAGATGTTTGCCACCAACTGGGTCCAGCGCAACGTCGTCGCTTACCATCCCAACACCCAAATCGAAGCCATTGCCGTCGGGAACGAGGTCTTCGTCGACACCCACAACACCACCAAGTACCTCATCGCCGCCATGAAGAACATCCACACCGCCCTCGTCAAGTTCAACCTCGCCTCCGACATCAAGGTCTCCTCCCCCATTGCCCTCAGCGCCCTCCAGAACTCGTACCCGTCCTCCGCCGGGTCATTCCGACCCGAGCTCGTCGAACCCGTCTTCAAGCCCATGCTCGACTTCCTCCGTCAAACAGGGTCCTACCTCATGGTGAACGCTTACCCGTACTTCGCCTACGAGTCTAACGCTGACGTCATCTCCTTGGACTACGCTCTGTTCCGCCAGAACCCCGGTGTGGTCGACGCCGGCAGCAACCTCCGTTACTTCAGCCTCTTCGACGCCCAAATCGACGCCGTTTTCGCCGCCATGAGCGCCCTCAAATACGACGACATTGAGATGGTCGTTTCCGAAACCGGTTGGCCTTCCAAGGGAGACGAGAATGAGGTCGGAGCCAGCCTCGAAAACGCAGCTGCCTACAACGGAAACCTCGTCCGTCGGATCCTAACCGGCGGTGGGACCCCACTGCGCCCGAAAGCAGATCTGACCGTCTATCTCTTCGCTCTCTTCAACGAGGACAGGAAGAACGGCCCCACATCGGAGAGAAACTACGGCCTGTTCTTCCCCAATGAGAAGAAAGTGTACGACATCCCGTTCACCGTGGAAGGCCTTAAAAACTACCACGACCACCAGTCCCCTGTTTCCGGCAACCAACACGAGACATCTCCGGTGACTTCGCCGGATACCGGGACAGGTGACGTCTCCAAGACTATGACCGGGAACACGTGGTGCGTGGCGAATGGTGAGGCGGGTAAAGAGAAGCTGCAGGCGGCTCTAGATTTCGCTTGCGGTGAGGGAGGTGCTGATTGCCATCAGATCCAGCCCGGTTCCACGTGTTACGATCCTAACACTCTCGAGGCCCACGCCTCGTTCGCGTTCAATAGCTATTACCAGAAAAAGGCGCGCGGAGCCGGCACGTGCTATTTTGGCGGGGCGGCCTACGTAGTCTCGCAGCCACCTA AGTATGGGAAATGTGAGCTGCCCATGAgctga